A segment of the Capsicum annuum cultivar UCD-10X-F1 unplaced genomic scaffold, UCD10Xv1.1 ctg82274, whole genome shotgun sequence genome:
TATCCTCTTTGCAGACACTGCAAAAAGAAAACTCACTTGGAGAATTTTTGTTGGTGGAGACCTGATGCAATCTGTGGAAATTGCAAACAAGCAGGTCATGTTACAAAAGTGAGCAAGCTTAAAAACAATCCTCaagtcactactaaaaaaaggccAAAAACCGACGGCTAAAAGCGACGGCCTGCGTCGCTTTTTAGTCCAAAAGCGACGGAAAGGCGTCGCTTTATTTTGCGTAaaaaaaagggtcctttttttgAAAACGACGGCCTGCGTCGCTTTTATTACAATGGACCATGTcgcttttagaaaaaataactttttaggttttttttagaaaaaacgaCGCTGTGCGTCGCATTTTGTTCTTAGTGaagaacacatgatgaacaaaaagtGACGGACAACGtcactttatttttttagaaaaatttacaCGATCCGtcgtaatttgaatttttttttttgaaaaaagcgACGTTGATCATCGCTTTATGTTCTTCATACTGAATGAAAAAACGACGTTGGTTGTTGCTTTCTTTTTTTGTAATGAATTAAAAAGCGACATTggtcgtcgctttttgttcttcataataaatataaaagcgacgGCGGTCAtcgttttttgttcttcataatgactAAAAAAGTGACGGCCATcgtcttttttttaaattactgaTTGAAAAAATGACGCAAAGCGTTGCTTTTTTGgaaatgtattttaaaaaaacGACGAACAAAAGGGACCCGATCCGTCGCTTTTctgcactttttaattttttgcatCCCACCTGCCatatataaaatacaatttgTTAGATAGAACACTATGCAACACACATTACGAATCATACAACAAACTACTCATCAAAACATTTAAGTCATTTAAATCATCAATGCTTCAACAACATCCAAAAAACTTATCCAATATTCAAAAACATCTAAAACACTCAAGTCTTTAAgctttttaatttaaaagttaaaagttaaGTTCAAGAATTAATATCTAAAAAAAGTCTAAAATCCAAATAACACTAAGGAGCAGTGTCAACAAACTATcactttctgtttcttctttgctACTTGAATCGGGAGATGGAGAATGGTGACGACGACGACTCATGCAAATCATTTGTTTCTTGAGTTGCTCGACAGTCTTGCTCATGACTTCATTTTGAGCAACGAATTGTGCGAAGGCACGTGAAAGATCTATAACCTGTTGCGACATAGCAGCAAGCTGAACACCATCAATCGCCTCAGCCTGGCGCGAGGAACCAATACCAACCCATCCAGCACAAAGACGTCGTAAATTATTTCGAGAACCAAACCCATAGGTTTTCcccttctttttttcctcctgCCACTTTTTCGATCCAAATTTGATTTGATTCTTCCTGTGTAGGCTGGGTTGAACCAAACTCAGACAAATAGCGTATATATTCATTCTGCATATTAAAAAAGACACATCAGTAAATTTTACTAGTAGGATATAAGTAACTTAATTGCGATGTAAGAGCATGCAGATATAAATGCACCTAAAACATGGTTTCTAAAACTAGAGAAGTACGTAGATTGTAGGTGAGAAAATTTGGGCGCACACATAAATGCACATATTATTGCTAATGTCAGACACCTTGGTGGATACTATATAGGGATGGAATAGTCTAATAGAAGCAGTACCACCACTTTCTGAAAATAATAGAGTAAAATGATGAAACCAACAGAAGCTAACAAAGGTTTTGATCAATATAAAACAAACTTTAGAGAAATATGATTCTTAAGAGGTATGTAGCAAATAAGTCCACCACCTTCTTTAAGCTCCTAACTTTCAAATTGTTGGTGTTGTCAATAGAACCAATAATTTCTTGTTTGCTAATGAATCCAATGAATCCATATTGACGTCTTCATTTGTGAGTTTGAgatgatgaaaaaatcaatagaTGCACCCTGCCAACTATATTGTAGAAATTACTAAAATGAAGGACAAGATCATACATCATTCTCAAATTTTTACTCGATAATTCGAACTCTACAATACTCATAATGAGCACTTGTCAAGCACTCTATCTACAAACCATCTAAATGGAAATCCACTTGAGTTAGATAAAACTTACAAGAATGTAAACACATATAATATGTAAAAGTAAACTTACGAATATCTAAATAGGTGATCCATGAGTCATTGACATATACTACTTAAACAAATACAACCAAATTGGGTGACCTGTAGGTAAATAATCCATAAAGACTATAATCTATAGATAACTAAAAAGAAAGTAGAATTCTATGCATTAAACATGTAAACAACTGGCCTATAATGTGACATttacaatataataaaatatacaaGAAAACTATGGAAACACTTAATTCCTGAATCTTATAAATTGTTGAAATATATAGCATGCAAATGACTTAGTAATGAAATATGGGCACATCAATGATAACCACTAAATATATATccttaaaatctataaaaaaattaatcatgtcATTTGAACAATTTAATTTGGCAATTATAATTAGCATCAGAACGTAAATCCAGATAGGTAATAGAACGTTGCAAAAATATGAGTAGCAGTTCATATACGTTTACCAAGATTAGAGGAGTGGCATTAATAATTAAGGAGTTGGAAAATGACACCTCGAAGGACTTGGCAATGACATTAAAGAGGTTCATCAATTGAGCTTCAAATTTCCAGTCATTGTAGCTTAACATACCAACTTGGTGCTTCTAATGTAGTTGTGACTGAACTACTATAAACAAATCTCATACAAGTGTCAATGTTCAATTATTAATAACATTACTAACAAAATAGTCTCCATGGTCTTttcacaacaacaataaactcagtatagtcccaaaaatatataaagaactTGAATTTAGACGCAATACAATATAAGAAATTATAAGGGAGAGATATAAGTAtaacaaagtaaaatataaatgTAAGTCTTACATTGGCATTTTCAGCCCTGGGCTCAACCCACACATCTGGGTCTGACTCATTCGTCTTTTTCACGAGATGAGTTCGTCTGGAGATCTCAAGTTGAGTTGATTCGCGACCCAACTCCTTTTTCTGTAAACACAAGGTAAATACGCGTAATCAAGTAGTATTTAATGAACTTTATATAAACGCCTAAATTAAAACCTAAGATTTCTACTTACCATTTCTTGAACTATGACGTTGACACTCTTTGCACCTCCGGTATGCAATGAGCCACCCTTTAAACTGGTTCTAACTTTCTTATTTTGCTCACTGAGTGCCTTATATTCAGGAGTATCCGTATAAATACACAAATCATCATATACCTCTTTGAGAAGCCATTGTGCAACATTGCCTGTACGCCTAACACATTCAAGCCAATTGCGTAGTCTTGTACCAGCATTCCTCTCAAAAGTAGTGCATATAGCTCTATTGTACTTTTCTAACCAAGTACACATTGTCTGAAAATCAATTGAGTAAcgttatatgatatatatatacatacaaatatatattactattaaagttaactaaataaaaattaaatgtactAGACCTTGAACTCTTCAAACATTGCTTGTCTATGGTCTTCTGGAATCTCCGACCAACTGTGCCAAGGTTGTGTAAAAAGCCTTCTAACACTCTCCTTCACTGCCTTATTAACTTCTTTTGATGCGGGATGCCACCtgtaaagaacaaaataaatatgtaatcatgaatattttattaatgaaaaaataaacttACTTAGATCCATCAGGCTCGATGAAGACTCTACCAAGCCTGTCCTTATCTCAATTAACTAGACCAATCAAATGTGCATCAGTATCATCTGCTATAGGTTGAGGTGGAGGTGCAGATCCAGATGCAGATGCTACTCTCGGGAATACCAAAGGTTCACTaaatgggggtgggggtgtgTGGGGGGGAAGATGTCTGCGTATCGGAGTCAGAGCTGTTTCTCAGTCGCAATCCTGAGAGGTGGGG
Coding sequences within it:
- the LOC107863531 gene encoding uncharacterized protein LOC107863531 isoform X1 produces the protein MFEEFKTMCTWLEKYNRAICTTFERNAGTRLRNWLECVRRTGNVAQWLLKEVYDDLCIYTDTPEYKALSEQNKKVRTSLKGGSLHTGGAKSVNVIVQEMKKELGRESTQLEISRRTHLVKKTNESDPDVWVEPRAENANNEYIRYLSEFGSTQPTQEESNQIWIEKVAGGKKEGENLWVWFSK
- the LOC107863531 gene encoding uncharacterized protein LOC107863531 isoform X2, with the translated sequence MFEEFKTMCTWLEKYNRAICTTFERNAGTRLRNWLECVRRTGNVAQWLLKEVYDDLCIYTDTPEYKALSEQNKKVRTSLKGGSLHTGGAKSVNVIVQEMKKELGRESTQLEISRRTHLVKKTNESDPDVWVEPRAENANLAGCIY